In Streptococcus parauberis NCFD 2020, the sequence GTAAAAGACTTCATGGTTCATCAAACGTTTGTAGCGCGCTAAAACGTCACAGGCAATCGTAGTATAGGCAGAACCAATGTGTAATTTCCCAGATGGGTAGTAAATTGGGGTTGTAATGTAAAATGGTTTTTTATCAGTCATTTGATTTCCTTTCAAGGCTAATGAAACCTTATCAATTTCTTCTCTAACTGGCTGTCATGACCTTTTTAAGAGATATTATTTATTATAGCATATTGTCGGCATCAAAAAAACCGCTTATTCTTCAGAATAAGACGGCATAAAAGGTTTAATTTTACTTTGAATATGGTAATACTCTTTTCCTAGGATATAATTGACATAACTTAGGGGAATCAGGACAAGCCATAAAGACCATTCCCCCCATTTTAAGGATAAGAGGGAAGCAGCTAAAGCGCCAATGATAAAGGTTAGAATAACAAAGGCTGTATTTCTGCCAATAATAATCATGTCCTTATTTTTTTCATAAAGACCCTTGGTTAACTGATAAGCTGCATTTTTGACATTACCGGTCATCATGACATTGGCATAAGTGGCTCCCCGCAGTGATTTAAACGTATCTACTTGAATAGATGCAAAGAAAGCAAGACCCGAAACAGTTACAAAGGCTGGTAAGAAAGGTGTCAGAATACAAGTCACCAAAGCAATGACCGTTAAGACAAAACTTGAAAAGAGATACCAATGAATGGCATGCTTATTTGCCCATCGGTGCATAAAATAGGTAAAGGATTGTCCTAACATAAAAACAATAATGGGTAAAAGAAAATCTAAGGCCCGATAGTATTGCCCTTGTGCCAAACTCATGGCTAAAGATGCCACATTACCGGATTGAATCCCGGCAAAGCGCTGCCCCTGGGTCATAAAAGTAAAGGCATTAATATAACCCGAAATAAAGGTCAAAGTGATGGCGCATCGTAATGCTTCATGAATATAGTATCTTTGTTTTTTGCGTTTTGACATGAATTCCTTCCTCTAAAGAACACGAAAAAAATACTGATCACCAGTATTTTATTGACTTATTAAGGAGGATGTGGGATTCGAACCCACGCACGCTTTTACACGCCTGACGGTTTTCAAGACCGTTCCCTTCAGCCGGACTTGGGTAATCCTCCAAAAACTAATAATAGTATAGCACAGGAAGAACCTATTAACAATAGTCAAGGGAGAAAAAAGGAATGAAATCTGAAATTTGAATCTTGCTAACTAAATGGTAAAAAATCCCATCATCTTAATGAATCAATCATATTCCATTGTAATTGGTACAAGAGCAAATTACTAGCAAATGGCATTTCTAAATCTTAACCCCCTCGCTTTTTTGTTTTCAAGCTCGGGCAGAAATCATCCACTGGATAATTTCTCTCTCAAGATTTACGACCCTTGCTCTAATGCTTTTCGAAACTTTTGGCCCTAGAAAAAAGCCAGAAACATTAGTTTCTGGCTTTTGGGAGAATATTAGATCAGGTTTAAAGTTTCTATTTCTTAGGGTGTAGTACTTGTTGCTGAACTACTACTTTCAATAGTAATATTTTGCAGGTAATTATCCTGGCCTAATTGACCTTTGAAGTGATCACCTGCTTTAATAAATGGTAACTGATCTGGGGTATCCTTGCTGGCTTTGATTTTGTAGACTTTTCCTTCAGAGAATAAGTAATAAACAGTATTGCCAGCTATCATTTGACTAGCTACTTGATCAACCTGTCCTGAAACGATTTTGACTTTCTTACCGCTATCAGCTTGTGACGATAAGCCACTCGTGTCACGGTCAGTAAACTGAGCAATCAAGGTTTCAATATCATTGTTGACCGTCACTTGTTGATAGTCTTCGGCATCAACTAAAGCATAAGATTTAATCAAACCTGCATCATCTTTCAAGGAAACCAGGTAGAAAGCTTTATCATTTAACTTAACCAAAACTGGCGCAGTCGCCTGATAACCCTTCTCTTGGACTTCGCCTTCGGCGGATCGCATAGCTGAGCTCTCAGTAGCTGAAGAAAGCTTGTAATTAGTGACCTCTCGAGTGCGCATATTGACTAAAATAAAGCCAAGGTTTGACGAATCAGCCGTCGCTGAGGTAATACCTGTATAAAGATAAAGGTCTGAACCAATGGTCAAGTAATTGTAATTATCAGTGGTTTTCTTAACACCTGACTGGCTAAAGACAGTGTTCCAATAACCATTTTGATAAGTATAATGATCATTTACCCTTTCCAAAACATTAGAGGCTGAATAAACACGGTCAACCCATTTTGGAATAGCCTTTAAGCTATACTGTTTAGTTTTACCCGTCACGGCATCTAACAAAATGGCACCACTTGGGTCTGGTGAAGACAAGCCAAATCTTGGTTTGTAAGTGGTGGCAACATAGTAGGGATTGCCTTGGTCATCCACTTCAAAGGAAGGGTCACCAAAAATGGTAAAAAGATGGGTAAAACGTAAATGACGTAAGGTGTCTCGGAAGAGATATTCTGAACTTGAATATTTCATTGCCTTTTGCAAGCGAACCAATTGTGCTTTACCGGTGGTTTGATTGACTTTAACATAGTAATCAATTCCCTCTTGACGGTTAGTCGCCCACTTCCAAAAGCTCTTGTATTCCAGTGGGGAAACCCGATAAGGTTGCTTCCCAATGGTTATTTGCCGGTATTCTTTGGAAATGCCAAATTGAGACACCTTATCAATTGTTCCAAGGTAGGTATCGCCTATCTTCTCCGCTGATTCTCGGTCCAACAAAGCCAAGGTAGAAATATTGCTTTCAGGGAAATCTTTCTTGAAATCTGCACTCTTAACGCTGATCACGCCAGCATAAGCCTTAGCCCGAAAAAGCCTAGTGTTGAAGAATGACAGAAGTCCTAATGCAAGAGCAATTACTAGAATTGCCGTCGTAAGCCAGCGATTGACTCCGGAAAAGAGATTAAAACTTTTGGTTACATCTTTAACTTTTCCTTTACTTTTTGTGGTGGTAAAAATACCTGCAATACCATCCGAAAGGGAATTCAGATAGATATTGACTATCAGCACAACTAGCAGGAAGATTACAAATAACCAAAAGTCACCACTCCAAATGTTTAATGGCGGCAGATTGGTCCAGTAATAAGAGGCAATGACTAGCAGGGAAATCAGGCCTGCTAAAGCCTGTATCTTTCTTTTCATAAGCTAACCTTTTCTAAAATGTATTATCCTCTATTATAGCACATTATGAAAGGGATTTCTCAATTACCATTTTTATAAAGCCGATAAGAATAAATAATAGGCACAACAAACATGAGGGTTAAAGTGATTCCAAAAACAAAACCGTTGGCAATATTTAAGAGACCTAGGATAAAAAGTAATAAGCCACCAATAACCCAAACTTTTCCAGCCATACGATGTGTTTTATTCCAGTTGTTTTCATTATTTAAGGTCCAAGGAACTCTGATGCCGACAGTATAGTTTTGACGAATTTTTGGTAAATAGTTGCCCAAAACCAAGAAAAGGGGACCCATGAAGACGTTGACGTTTAAAGTCATACTATGGTCAGGGCCAACGGCTGCTAAAAAGATCATGGACTGTACAATGATTGAAATAACTGGGATAATCCAATAAACCAAGGCAGCCATCTTACCAAGACGAGCCGATTTAGGGTCTCTGGAAACCATCCAAACCACAATGAGATGAATCGCTAACAAAAATAAGGGTAAGAAAAAAACAGCAAATGATTTACTTGAATAATCATTAACTTTGCCAGAAAAGTCAAAGTGCGTTGGTACTTGATCAGGCAATTGCTTCCATAAGAGTAAGCCAATCACAATGGGGAAAATCACAACCAGACTAGTTATTAACAAACGTTTTTTATTAATTGTCATTTTTCTTATCTCCTTTTAAATCTGATAACCAGACCATAACGTCCTCCAAGACTGAGGTGTTAATCTCATAATAAATAAAATTTTTAACCTTATTCTCTTCGATCAAATTAGCTTTTTTCAAGATGTTCAAATGGTAGGAAACCGAAGCTTGTGCCAAATCAAATTGCTTGGCAATGTCGCCGGCTGACCACTCCCCATCTTTTAATAGATTGAGAATTTCCCGGCGGACCGGATCAGATAAAGCCTTAAATGTTTCTGCGAAGCCCATTGGCCAACCTCCTTCTATTTCGAAATATTTCTAAATAGATTATAGCACTCCCAAACTAAAATGCAAGAGCTATTTCGAAAAAATTCAAAATAGTTTTTCAAGTTGCGAAAATTCGCTTGAAAGGTGGTTTTTTGCTAGAATAGACTTATCTTAAAGACAGAAAGAGACTACTAATGAAACTGATTTCCTGGAACATTGATTCCTTAAACGCAGCCCTTACCGGCGAATCACCACGCGCCCTTCTTTCACGCGCCGTTATCGATACTTTAGTCGCACAAGATGCTGATATTATTGCCATCCAAGAAACAAAATTGTCAGCAACAGGGCCAACTAAAAAACACATTGAAAGTATTGAAAGCTACTTTCCAGAATATGTTCACGTTTGGCGTTCATCTGTTGAACCTGCCCGTAAAGGGTATGCAGGTACCATGTTCCTCTACAAAAAAAGCTTAAACCCAATTGTCACCTTCCCTGAAATCGGTGCTCCTACAACTATGGATGCTGAGGGTCGCATTATCACCCTTGAATTTGATGATTGCTTTGTAACCCAAGTTTATACTCCTAATGCCGGTGATGGCTTAAAACGCTTGACAGACCGTCAACTCTGGGATATCAAATATGCGGAATATTTGGCTCAATTAGATGCCCAAAAACCCGTTTTAGCAACAGGTGATTATAACGTTGCCCATAACGAAATCGACTTGGCAAACCCAGCAAGCAATCGTCGTTCAGCTGGCTTTACTGATGAAGAACGGGCTGGCTTCACCATGCTTTTAGGTCATGGCTTCACTGATACCTTCCGTCACATTCATGGCGACATTCCAAATGTCTATACCTGGTGGGCACAGCGTAGCAAAACCAGCAAAATCAACAACACAGGTTGGAGAATTGATTACTGGTTAACTTCAAACCGAGTGGCTGACAAAGTCCTCAAATCAGAAATGATTAACTCAGGTGCAAGACAAGACCATACCCCAATTTTATTAGAAATTGATTTATAAAATGACTGACGCAAGAGAAAAATATCAGGAATTGCTTGTGCGTTTTGAAGAGCAAGCTAATGCTGAGCAAGCTAGTAGAATGGCTGCATATATGAAAAATCATTTTCCTTTTTATGGGGTACAAACGCCAATCCGCAGGACTCTTTATAAAGATATTATTATTGCTGATAAAAAGAATGGAAAGATTGATTGGGATTTGCTAAATTTAGTTTGGTCTCAAGAAAAACGGGAACTCCACTACTTTGTCTGTGATTATTTAAAGGGACTGCATAAGTTTTTAAGTTACGATGATGTGCCGCTTATTCTAACATTTGCTAAAAGTAATCAATGGTGGGACTCCATTGATCACTTTGACCGGATTCTAGGAAACATCTCCGATGATAGAATCCCTTCGTTGATGCTGGAGCTTTCTCAATCTGAGGATTTCTGGTTTCGACGAATAGCTATTGACCACCAACTAGGTCGTAAAGATAAAACGGATACTGCTTTATTGGAAGAAATTATTACCAATAATTTTGGCTCTAAGGAGTTTTTCATTAACAAAGCTATTGGATGGAGTTTACGTGACTATTCCAAAGTTAATCCCCATTGGGTTAGAGATTTTGTCATTACATATCAGGAGGATTTAGCCCCACTATCCTTTAGAGAAGCTAGTAAATATATTTAAGTCAAAAAGCTTGTCTATTTTTTCCAGTCAAGCTATAATTACTTAAAATAATTTATTACTAAATGGAGAGAACAATGATTATTAAATCTACTACAATGCTTTATGTTGATGACACTAAGGCTGCAATGGAATTTTGGACTGAAAAAATGGGCTTTGTCATTATTGAGCAAGCTGAAGGTGAAGGACATATGTCTTACGAGATTGCACCTTCTCAAGAATCAAATGTTAAATTTGGTTTATTTAATAAAGGCTTAGTTGCTGTGGCAAATCCTGAAATGAATGTTGGTTTTCCTTCATTAATGTTTGAAACTGATAATTTAGAAGCTGAATATGAACGTATGACTGCTGCTGGTGTCACTACTAATCCAATCATGGAATATCAAGGAATTGTTCATTTTACTTTCACTGATAGTGAAGGCAACTATATTGCTATTCGTCAGGCTAACTAAGACTCAAAGGAGAATTTCATGGTCGCATCAATTAATGTTTATCTAATTACTAATGGTAATGGAAAAGAAGCTGTTCAATTTTACAAGGATGTTTTCAATGCTGAAATCACAAACTTAATGTTCTGGAAAGATGGCGTTCCTGATTGTCCAAAAGAACGTGAAGATTTAGTAATGAATGCTCAACTTGAATTTAATGGCCTTCGTCTTCAATTATCAGATGAAAACCCTGATTTTGAATACAGAGCTGGTGGTAACATGTCAGCTGCTATTATCGTAGATAGTGTTGAAGAAGCTCAGGACCTCTACAAGAAATTAACAGTAAATGCCCAAAACATTCTAATGGAACTTCAAGAAATCTTCTGGAGCCCAGCCTATGCTAACTTTATTGACCAATATGGTATCATGTGGCAAATTAACACAGAATTAGCAAAATAATAAAAACGCTATCCTTTTGGATAGCATTTTTTAATCAAATAATTCCTTTATATAAGGTGTTCTGGCACCTATTTGCACGACTTTACCATCTTTTATCAAGATTGGTCTTTTTATCAACATACCATCCTTTGACAAAAGGTCTGCTGCTTCATCTACACTCAATTGATCAATTGTATCTTTTAACCCCATTTCTTTATAACTATTCCCACTAGTGTTGAAAAAATTCTTAATGGTATAATCAGAACTTTCCATCCAGTCTTTGATAACCGAAGCTACTGGGGGGTTAGATTTAATATCTACTGATTCAAATTGGTCAACCAAGCTTTTCAACTCTTTTTTTGCCCGTTGACAGGTTGAACATTTGGGATATTCATAAAATGTAATCATATTTTTGCCTTTCTTAGAATTTCTTTTTCATGATTGAGGAGCCACTCTTTCTTATCCAGGCCACCTGCGTAGCCGTTAAGGCTGCCGTCACTTGCTAGGACGCGGTGGCAAGGAACAAAAATGCTTAAAGGGTTACGACCCACAGCACCACCGACAGCTTGGGCTGAGGCGCAGTCAATTGCCTTAGCAATAGCTCCATAAGAACTGGTCTGCCCTAAAGGAATGTTCAACAATTGATCCCAAACTTTTGCTTGAAAGTCACTAGCTTGGGCTTTTAAAAATGTCGCTTTTACTGGGATTTCTCCGGAAAAATAGGTGTCCAACCAGTTAATGGCTTGCTGGAGAACGTGTGTCTTTTTTTCCAAAAAAACGGGTTGCTTAAGCCCTGCTTGAAAGTACTTTTGGTCTATAAACCAAGCTCCAAGAATGTTAGAATCATCGGCCACTAGTGACATCGGTCCCAACGGTGATTGGTAGCTCGTATGGTATAATGTCATCCGTTTCACCTCTTAATAATTAGTATAATCAAAAGACCTCCCGAAAGCAAATTTCAGAAGGCCTCTTTTTATTTAGTAATTAATCTGACCTTAATGATATTGTCACTGTCTTTGAAACCTTGTACCAGTTGGTCAATTTTGTTGGCATCACATTCATCCAAATCTAGTAGGGTATATGCATAATCTCCTTTTGAACGGTTAATGATATTGGCAATATTGATGTTCATATCAGAAACAGCTGTTGATATTTTGGCCACAATATTGGGAACATTCTTATTGATTAGAGTAATTCGGTAAGGTGCTGTTAATTCTTGGTGAACATTGGGGAAATTAACTGAATTAGTTATTTCGCCAGTTTCCATGAATCGACGAATGGTTTGTCCGGCCATAATGGCACAATTTAATTCAGCTTCTTCTGTTGAACCACCGACATGAGGGAAGACTGTCACTTTTTCTTTATTTAGTAATTCTTCTGTACCAAAGTCTGTGATATAACGTTTGACGACACCTGTTTCAATAGCTTCAAAGAGGGCTTGATTATCAACTAATTCAGCGCGTGCAAAGTTGATGACCGTTGTTCCTTTTTTCATAATACCAAACGCTTCTTTGTTAAAAGTATTTTTGGTATCTTCAGTCAAGGGAACATGGATTGTAATATAGTCACATTG encodes:
- a CDS encoding exodeoxyribonuclease III — its product is MKLISWNIDSLNAALTGESPRALLSRAVIDTLVAQDADIIAIQETKLSATGPTKKHIESIESYFPEYVHVWRSSVEPARKGYAGTMFLYKKSLNPIVTFPEIGAPTTMDAEGRIITLEFDDCFVTQVYTPNAGDGLKRLTDRQLWDIKYAEYLAQLDAQKPVLATGDYNVAHNEIDLANPASNRRSAGFTDEERAGFTMLLGHGFTDTFRHIHGDIPNVYTWWAQRSKTSKINNTGWRIDYWLTSNRVADKVLKSEMINSGARQDHTPILLEIDL
- a CDS encoding autorepressor SdpR family transcription factor produces the protein MGFAETFKALSDPVRREILNLLKDGEWSAGDIAKQFDLAQASVSYHLNILKKANLIEENKVKNFIYYEINTSVLEDVMVWLSDLKGDKKNDN
- a CDS encoding YoaK family protein; protein product: MSKRKKQRYYIHEALRCAITLTFISGYINAFTFMTQGQRFAGIQSGNVASLAMSLAQGQYYRALDFLLPIIVFMLGQSFTYFMHRWANKHAIHWYLFSSFVLTVIALVTCILTPFLPAFVTVSGLAFFASIQVDTFKSLRGATYANVMMTGNVKNAAYQLTKGLYEKNKDMIIIGRNTAFVILTFIIGALAASLLSLKWGEWSLWLVLIPLSYVNYILGKEYYHIQSKIKPFMPSYSEE
- a CDS encoding SdpI family protein yields the protein MTINKKRLLITSLVVIFPIVIGLLLWKQLPDQVPTHFDFSGKVNDYSSKSFAVFFLPLFLLAIHLIVVWMVSRDPKSARLGKMAALVYWIIPVISIIVQSMIFLAAVGPDHSMTLNVNVFMGPLFLVLGNYLPKIRQNYTVGIRVPWTLNNENNWNKTHRMAGKVWVIGGLLLFILGLLNIANGFVFGITLTLMFVVPIIYSYRLYKNGN
- a CDS encoding glyoxalase/bleomycin resistance/extradiol dioxygenase family protein, which translates into the protein MIIKSTTMLYVDDTKAAMEFWTEKMGFVIIEQAEGEGHMSYEIAPSQESNVKFGLFNKGLVAVANPEMNVGFPSLMFETDNLEAEYERMTAAGVTTNPIMEYQGIVHFTFTDSEGNYIAIRQAN
- a CDS encoding methylated-DNA--[protein]-cysteine S-methyltransferase, whose protein sequence is MTLYHTSYQSPLGPMSLVADDSNILGAWFIDQKYFQAGLKQPVFLEKKTHVLQQAINWLDTYFSGEIPVKATFLKAQASDFQAKVWDQLLNIPLGQTSSYGAIAKAIDCASAQAVGGAVGRNPLSIFVPCHRVLASDGSLNGYAGGLDKKEWLLNHEKEILRKAKI
- a CDS encoding VOC family protein, with the translated sequence MVASINVYLITNGNGKEAVQFYKDVFNAEITNLMFWKDGVPDCPKEREDLVMNAQLEFNGLRLQLSDENPDFEYRAGGNMSAAIIVDSVEEAQDLYKKLTVNAQNILMELQEIFWSPAYANFIDQYGIMWQINTELAK
- a CDS encoding 3-phosphoglycerate dehydrogenase family protein, with amino-acid sequence MVFSVKTFNNINQIGLKELGNAFQIDGDLAENPDAYILRSENLHDVVFPDNLKAIARAGAGTNNIPIQEATQKGIVVFNTPGANANAVKEAVLTSILLSARDYISANIWTNCLVGNDVPKQVEAGKKQFAGSEISGKTLGVIGLGAIGARIANDAYRLGMHVFGYDPYVSIETAWNISSHVKRVNDLKDIFAQCDYITIHVPLTEDTKNTFNKEAFGIMKKGTTVINFARAELVDNQALFEAIETGVVKRYITDFGTEELLNKEKVTVFPHVGGSTEEAELNCAIMAGQTIRRFMETGEITNSVNFPNVHQELTAPYRITLINKNVPNIVAKISTAVSDMNINIANIINRSKGDYAYTLLDLDECDANKIDQLVQGFKDSDNIIKVRLITK
- a CDS encoding DNA alkylation repair protein, which translates into the protein MTDAREKYQELLVRFEEQANAEQASRMAAYMKNHFPFYGVQTPIRRTLYKDIIIADKKNGKIDWDLLNLVWSQEKRELHYFVCDYLKGLHKFLSYDDVPLILTFAKSNQWWDSIDHFDRILGNISDDRIPSLMLELSQSEDFWFRRIAIDHQLGRKDKTDTALLEEIITNNFGSKEFFINKAIGWSLRDYSKVNPHWVRDFVITYQEDLAPLSFREASKYI
- a CDS encoding arsenate reductase family protein, whose protein sequence is MITFYEYPKCSTCQRAKKELKSLVDQFESVDIKSNPPVASVIKDWMESSDYTIKNFFNTSGNSYKEMGLKDTIDQLSVDEAADLLSKDGMLIKRPILIKDGKVVQIGARTPYIKELFD